One Helianthus annuus cultivar XRQ/B chromosome 7, HanXRQr2.0-SUNRISE, whole genome shotgun sequence genomic region harbors:
- the LOC110866458 gene encoding F-box/LRR-repeat protein 2 has translation MDQFDRNTHGWLRSKLAMEKLQFRNPNEARFRELSNVALVLLNLAENCSNSLSSLLIYDGGNRESLLHFIHETNCNLQKLDLQLPLDLDDSHLIEKGAKFDLLHVLRLQSYAMVTSEGLKTLGLGLSDSLEELALTKCDVIKRETGFLVELAQSLQNVKTLDLSYNHMLIDKDFASMISSYRELRKPNIRRCSRLTDISLISLCKNCKHLKSVDLLYCNGIWVEGVEFVILNSPELRNVQVEDRKLSEAARRWMASNFIEVQS, from the exons ATGGATCAGTTTGATCGGAATACACACGGATGGTTACGCTCTAAACTGGCTATGGAGAAATTGCAGTTTCGAAACCCTAACGAAGCTCGTTTTCGAGAACT GTCAAATGTTGCTTTAGTTTTGCTTAATTTAGCTGAGAATTGTTCAAACTCATTATCGTCATTGTTAATTTACGATGGCGGTAACAGAGAGAGTTTGCTTCATTTCATCCATGAAACGAATTGTAATTTACAAAAACTTGACCTACAATTGCCTCTGGATTTAGACGACAGTCATTTGATCGAAAAAGGTGCGAAATTCGATCTGTTACATGTTCTTCGGTTGCAGAGTTATGCTATGGTTACAAGTGAAGGATTGAAAACCCTAGGGTTAGGTTTGAGTGATAGCCTTGAAGAACTAGCTTTAACTAAATGTGATGTTATTAAACGAGAAACCGGATTCCTTGTGGAATTAGCTCAGAGTTTACAGAATGTTAAAACTCTGGATCTGTCTTATAATCACATGTTGATTGATAAAGATTTTGCATCAATGATCAGTTCGTATCGTGAGTTACGGAAACCGAATATTCGACGTTGCAGTAGGTTAACTGATATATCATTGATTTCGTTGTGTAAGAACTGTAAGCATTTGAAGAGTGTTGATTTGCTTTACTGCAATGGAATTTGGGTGGAAGGCGTTGAGTTTGTAATTCTGAATTCTCCGGAGTTGAGAAATGTACAGGTTGAAGATCGAAAGTTGTCGGAAGCTGCAAGGAGATGGATGGCAAGTAATTTTATTGAGGTTCAATCCTGA